The following nucleotide sequence is from Microbulbifer sp. A4B17.
GAGGCTGATATTCAAGATGACCTTTGGATGGGAATTAAAAACATCGGCTTCACCGATGAAGATGTTGCTTCAAATTTAATTTTCAAGACTCGATTTGACCGCTGTGCGAATCTCTATTGTGGAGACCGCTTCAAGACTCTGATAGAAGAGGCTGAGCTGAAAGGATTGAACTTCTCGGAGAATCTCGTAGCAGCGTTCTAACTTGGGTTAAAACTTTATAGCAATATAACCTAGTGGGGCTAATAAGAAGCCCCACAATATCTTTGGTTACAGGGAGTCTCCTAAATGTGGGAAGTCTTATAATTAACGCTTTATCCAAAAGGTGTTTCTATTAGAATAGAAGAGTGCTAAATAAGTGTTAGTAAATACTAGTTTTTGGAGCTAAAAATTTGGCTTCATACTTTTATTAAGTTTTTGTGATTTCAATGTTAAACGAACCATTATCATAGTCCAGCCATTGCCCATTTCTAAACCTAATTGACCACTCAGGATACTTCTTATCTGTCATAAATGTCAGTAACCAAAGGTCTTTGCTCAAGGATATTTCTAACTCGGGTATTCGGCCAAAGAGTTTAATCGTTTCTATCTTTCTCCCGACTAATAATGCTGGAAGCTGGTCAATTTCAGTCTGATCACTCCAACTCCCCAGTACTATTGATCGCTTGTCTTCTAGTCTCCATGACCATTCGATCATTATTGTTTGTTCACCGGAAGGATTATTCCCTCGTTTCGGTGGTGTGAGTTCTCCAAATTCTAAAAAGATCGCACTTCCATGTCCTATCCAGGCATGAGATATTTTTGCTTCCTTAAGTTCTGCTAACCTTGCCTTTGCTTGCTGTTCAGATATCGGGATGATTTTCTTCATTTAATTACTTCTATGGTCGATTCGAGAGGATCATGCTTACCCTACAACCAATTCATTTGAAGCTTGTTACAGAAAGGGAGATAGGGTAGTGAAGCGCCCCATTTATAAGTCTTGTATGCGCTTGGTTTAAACCTTTTTGTATGAATTGCATATTTCGTATACTAATTCAGGCTCAACAGGTGTGTTGGGGTGCCTTAACTTTTTCCAGTCACTTATGCCAAACACTGAATTATCGTAGTAGCGTGTAGTAACTACCGTTCCAGTATCTTTTTCACAGTTAATCCATAGCTCGTTTATTTGGCCATAAAACCCATTTTGGTCGGGATCATCAAAAGTTACTTTCAACCAGGTGGAAATTTGAGGCCAGTTAATGTTGCTGTGCTGAAAACTTATACTTGCTGTACTGTCTTGGACTAGGCTTTCTATACCTTCCCATTTAATTTCATCTTCTTTTGTCTCAAACAAGTTCAGAATCAATTCCAATATACTGTTTGATTCTAGTGAGTCGGTATAATAGTAATCATGAAATGATACCGTGTAGAATTTACTGCCCAGATGTATTCCTTTGCTATATAGCCTCATTTCATTCTTTAGGTCTATACCATCAAGCTCGTAATAAGCATTGTCGTTTTTTTCATAACTCTGCTCTTTTTGAAAATCAAAAAGATACCCCGGCCTTGAATATTTTCCAGACTTAAGATGCTTAATCTCCTCGTTGCCCCAGGCTATGCTGGGTGCAGATGCTGAGGCGGTATAAACCGTGATATAGAGCGCATATTGACCTTCTGGAGATGTGGCGATGATCATACCCTCACTATCTTCATAGCTCCACTTGCCCGGCAGTGAGACGCTCCAGTATTCATGATCAAGGTGTGTTCTTGCTTCTAAACCACTTAATTTTTCTACCGGTATATTTGTAGCGCAGGCAGATACAAATATTAACGCTAATAACCCGAAGTACTTATACACTTTTACACCCTACCGAAGGTAAATCAGAATACTCAAAAGAAATTGCATCATATCATTTGGTCCACTGATTCCAAAAATCGGAAGCTTTTCTATCCAGAAAAAACTATCTATCGATAGGATCGTCCGGGTTGGAAAAATTACTTATGAGTAGAAAGGGACTTATGTACCGGATATTGAGGCCTGAAGCACTTAATAGAAAGGGCATCGCCATCAAAAATATAGGCACAAAAATGATCTTATTAGATTTTATTCAGTTTGTTTTAGTGTCAAAGCTGCGTAAAATCGATTGATATTTATTGGTATTTTGGCCGGAATTGAGTGGCCTTTTGTGGGCCGATGAGCAAAAACCACAGGGATTCGAGAGAATCAAGATATCTTAGAGTTTTCTAAAGAACCATTTTCTCACAGGAGAACGGTAGCGTGACGTAAGAGACAGTAAAAGGCGCTGACCCAAGGTGCAGCAACACCAGGGGCCAGCTAACCAAATTGATACACAGACTATCAAAGTGGCTACATGCATAGTACGCTAGAAACCCGCTCGTCTTCAATAAAGTGGAGTACATTCAGCGGCTTGGTGCGACTCCCCAAGCTCTGGAAGCGTTGTGCCTGCCTTTTCTTCTTCTATGCCTACCGTTCCCGCGCACCACCCCGTATTTCCTCACAATGTTACTTTCTCAGCCTTCCATCGTGGGAAGGTCTACCCATGGTTTGACTATCACTAGGAAATAATTATGTTGATCTTAAAACGCCGGACGGGTGAAAACTTAAGAATTGGAGCCAATGTTTCAGTCACTGTATTGGAAGTTAAGGGTAATCAGGTGAAGATAGGAATACGTGCTCCTAAATCTCTACCTGTTCATCGCGAGGAAATATATAACCGCCTCCAAAAAGAATTGGCGCTGCGGAATTCTTGATAACTTAGTCGCGACTATAGAATGCCAGCATCATAGGCCGCGGCCAAGCGGAGGGCCTATGCATGCGTTTACTCTGGGTCTAATACTTGAAACTAACCTAGGTATGTTCTAGGTCAAATATAGACAGCTCTATTGTTTAGATAAACTCTTCCGGCACTCTCGTCAAGATTTGGTGCAGTATCTTTAAGCAGATCTCGATATAAAGAATTCACTTCCAATGTGAGCGCTAGAACGCCAGCTTGCCTTTCATCGCTGTCAAGAATACGCCTGCTTCCATCAGGAGTAATAAGCTGATTTCCTAAATAACAATTGTTTGCACATATGCTTTGCATATAATCATTAACCCGCCCTAATAACCCTAGATCATAAAAACTTGGGCTATTTAACTGATCATCCATATGATAAACCAATCCAGCTATGTCATAGCTACTCAAACTTACCAAAATTTCTTTGTGATTGGATGCATCAGCTTTAATATTCTTCAGTAGCCTGCATACTTTTTTAACATTGCCTGAATAACGTATGTCCCTTTGATCTATCAGGTGCATGTGCTTAAATGGCCAGTTTCCAAAGGTTATATCTCTCTCCTTGTCGTATAGCTGTACTTCTCTGTCCTCGATTTGATTACTATTCTGATATTTAAGCGTATCATGCCAATGAGCCGGTACGATATCCACTTTGCGTTGTAGTGAGCCACCCTCCATGGCTATGGATTTTGCCCCATTAATATTCACTTTGGCAGCTGGATATCTGCCTTTTAATATTGCCTCTGAATTTAACCTTAATTTTCTCATTCGGACACTCATTGAAATGCCCTCTTTGCAAGGAATATATGATTTATGTGAGGCCATGGGTATTTCGTATGTTATATAATTATGGAAAATCAATACATCAACATCACTGGCGCCTTTAATATGAATATCCAAAGGGACGGAACCTTGAAATTTATGTGTTGAATATATACCATGATTTTCCAAATCTTGGTTCAAAGCCCGTGCTACCCTGTTTCCTTCTTCAAAACAAATTTCTGTATACCTACTATTTACTGGCTGCATGGCGCCTATAATATATTTAACAATACCGCTTTCATTTATTTCCTGATAATCTTCTTTTATTGATTTTGAAAATTCGCTATCGAATGTCATTCCTTCTTTTATATGCTGAGGTAAGGCCCGCCTAGCATTTAGTTCATTCAGCTTTGATTCATAGTTCATTAAGTATCTCCCTTTAATTTATTTAACTTCATATTTCCTATTGTTCTACGTCCGTGTGAATTGAAATATGTTCCTTTTGCGTATCCATCTTTGATGCAAAACCTCAATTCACAAAAACCTTTGTGTGAATTGAGTTCATGAACTTGATTAAGATCAGGCTGGTTGCAATAGCTGTATGAAAGCTGCCAAGAATTATCGGGAAGTTTTAAGGCCGTTGCAGTATAACTATAACTTTCACTCTGGTCCGTTGCTAACTTAATTGAGATATTATCCCATGTTTGAACAATTGTAATTTTTGCATTCCATACATATAGAGTATCTCCCGTATCATTTATTGTTTGTCCATCAACAATCCATTCGCCAGAAAAATCTGGTATTGATAAGAATTTTCCAACTATTCTGACTTTCCATATGAAGTTATCGAAAATCCAATATAAAGCTAAATATATTATTCCAGCTGTAATTATAAATGTACCAGTAAACTTCGCACCTGTTAGTGAAGTGATAGAAATGAAAAAATTAGTTATAATTGGGCTTAAAATAAAAGATGCAATGCCTAGAAATCGGCCAACAATTTGCCTCTTGTGATCAAAAATAGCATATGGGTGTACAGATTTCTGCATCTCAAACCACCTCTAAATTTAATGTTTTCCAAGCGAAACATTGCAATTTATATTTTTTCTTTCAAGGAAAATTTAATGAATAGTTCCTCAAATATAGAATGCTTGTATTAGGTGATGCCGTAGGCTTCACCTGAAATTGCACATCAGGTATTAATAGTACGAAACGTCGGCATTACTATCCGTTGATACCCGTTTTATTGATATCCTGCCAACTGATTTTCGATCAGTGTAATACTTGCCTGAAAGTGTTAGTGCATTACTATCCTCGATAACATCGAAAATAGTTGATCCTATGTACTCTCCCCAAGATGGATTCTTAGGCGTCGAACGATAAACGTAATATAATTTCTTTTTATTAAGCTCAATTGTTGGTGTCGTTTCAAGAGTGATCGATTTTACTGTCTCACCATGCATATCTATTTCAGTAATAAGTAGTGCTTGTCTTATAATTGCCCTTACTTCAAATGTTTTTCCGTCTTCAGTGATAACTTGCCCAACCCAAACCCCATTTAAATCAGGGTATAGATCTTTTTTAAAAAACTTCACTAAGCGCCAAATTTGACGAGATATAAATGGCGATAACAATATAAACATTACAACAGTTGATGCAGCTACTGAAATCGTCGTAAGTTTAAAAATGCTAACATCAATGCCAGTAAGTTTTTCAATAATTACGTAAGCTGCAACTCCAATTAATATTGAGAGTATGACAACAATTTTTAAAAGTAAATCAAATCTAACTATTCTAAACATGCAT
It contains:
- the csrA gene encoding carbon storage regulator CsrA → MLILKRRTGENLRIGANVSVTVLEVKGNQVKIGIRAPKSLPVHREEIYNRLQKELALRNS
- a CDS encoding pancortin-3, with the protein product MQKSVHPYAIFDHKRQIVGRFLGIASFILSPIITNFFISITSLTGAKFTGTFIITAGIIYLALYWIFDNFIWKVRIVGKFLSIPDFSGEWIVDGQTINDTGDTLYVWNAKITIVQTWDNISIKLATDQSESYSYTATALKLPDNSWQLSYSYCNQPDLNQVHELNSHKGFCELRFCIKDGYAKGTYFNSHGRRTIGNMKLNKLKGDT